From Vagococcus jeotgali, one genomic window encodes:
- a CDS encoding ASCH domain-containing protein: MPQIDDYAVILNSHGEPICVIQTKTVEILDFSNVSAKQAKQEGDLSLSFWRQAHQAFLQPIYQDLGLVFNNDTKIVYETFQVVYK; encoded by the coding sequence TTGCCTCAAATTGATGATTATGCTGTAATATTAAATAGCCATGGCGAACCTATTTGTGTTATTCAAACAAAGACAGTAGAGATTCTTGATTTTAGCAATGTTAGTGCTAAGCAGGCAAAACAAGAAGGAGACTTATCTCTTTCATTTTGGAGACAAGCTCATCAAGCTTTTTTACAACCTATTTATCAAGATCTAGGCTTAGTGTTTAATAATGATACTAAAATTGTATACGAAACCTTTCAAGTTGTTTATAAATGA